In Reichenbachiella agarivorans, one genomic interval encodes:
- a CDS encoding gliding motility-associated C-terminal domain-containing protein, with the protein MKDKSSIMDFCSFKEGEKMALKSFKIFNYSDEKEGYSTGFFGLSVLLIAGDYSILGTKGRFTSLFAIVESRRPSFIFISTLCLSLFISSLWLPLAAQGLVNDDAMLSITSKTLVTINTHFNNQGNLINRGQIDLSGSFVNTGLFDNHEGLLKMVGEQQYLSSNSTTLDNLIIDNHGWTYITTDLVLKGNLEMRRGLIKIDQGVKLVLDSTLKLTGVGEKSYFVGRLFRSGKGSLQYPIGTESEYLPVWLDEVEGLNPLIGMEAYTMSAHQELGEELVAISNLNYWRMTRDQGYRSGTITLPYKDEISNQNRDYLVIAQAKSSDSKFHSLGMSKINGGDYSGFITSEGIANGSLFAVGYVGEENKLPPLKVINVLTPYLDGKHDFLRIENIELYEENEVEIFNRNGDMVFKMSEYDNRERVFLGFSNVGRKGELVDGTYFYTITKGSKAITSGFIFLKR; encoded by the coding sequence ATGAAAGACAAATCATCTATCATGGATTTTTGCTCTTTCAAGGAAGGAGAGAAAATGGCATTGAAGTCGTTCAAGATTTTTAATTATAGTGATGAGAAGGAGGGATACTCCACAGGTTTCTTTGGCCTATCTGTACTATTGATAGCTGGTGACTATTCAATCCTTGGGACGAAGGGAAGATTCACCTCTCTATTTGCTATCGTAGAATCAAGGAGACCCTCCTTTATTTTTATCTCTACTCTATGTTTGAGCTTGTTCATCAGTAGTCTTTGGTTACCACTTGCTGCTCAGGGATTAGTCAATGATGATGCGATGCTGAGTATCACTTCAAAGACACTGGTGACTATCAACACACACTTCAATAACCAAGGAAACCTAATTAACAGAGGACAAATCGATTTGTCAGGAAGTTTTGTCAATACAGGTTTATTTGATAATCATGAGGGTCTATTGAAAATGGTAGGCGAACAACAGTATTTGAGTAGCAATTCTACTACATTGGACAATCTCATCATAGATAATCATGGTTGGACTTATATAACCACCGATTTGGTCCTCAAAGGCAATCTGGAGATGAGAAGAGGTTTAATCAAAATAGATCAAGGGGTTAAATTAGTTCTTGATTCAACTCTCAAACTTACAGGAGTGGGAGAAAAATCATACTTCGTGGGTAGATTGTTTAGATCAGGCAAAGGCAGTTTGCAGTACCCAATAGGGACTGAATCCGAATATTTACCAGTATGGTTGGATGAAGTGGAGGGGTTGAATCCTCTCATAGGTATGGAAGCATACACCATGTCTGCGCATCAGGAATTGGGCGAAGAGTTGGTCGCAATCTCAAATCTGAACTATTGGCGCATGACGAGAGATCAAGGATACCGATCTGGCACAATTACGCTGCCTTACAAAGACGAAATATCCAATCAAAATAGAGACTATTTGGTGATAGCACAGGCTAAATCATCCGATAGCAAATTTCATTCATTGGGTATGTCAAAGATCAATGGAGGTGATTATTCTGGGTTTATTACCAGTGAAGGGATTGCCAATGGGAGTTTGTTTGCAGTGGGATATGTTGGAGAGGAGAACAAACTGCCACCTCTGAAAGTAATCAATGTTTTGACACCTTATTTAGATGGTAAACATGATTTTCTTAGAATCGAAAACATAGAATTGTACGAAGAAAATGAAGTCGAAATATTCAATCGCAATGGAGACATGGTTTTCAAAATGAGCGAATATGACAACCGAGAGAGAGTTTTTCTTGGATTTTCAAACGTGGGGAGAAAAGGGGAGTTGGTAGACGGTACATATTTCTATACCATCACAAAAGGTAGCAAGGCTATCACATCAGGTTTTATATTCTTAAAGAGATAA
- a CDS encoding PorP/SprF family type IX secretion system membrane protein produces MKRIFIIIVALMIESNLMAQLDPLYKQYHFNQLMINPAYAGIYNRFSTSFITGLQWVGLEGAPVTNTLTLQSALKDGQIGLGTVLVNDRLGINNNLEAQLSASYNLKLGDAKLGMGIQGGLINYSYDLSKLTLDYVDDERLYSGLDNVTQPNFGVGFMLLSKKYFVGLSVPRILDVKVEDGVATSTRYQRHYYLGGGYVHEGYFSNSFKFSAMGRYVEGGTPSLDLSVSAFMEGYIWFGINARDLRYYGLFFILDMGKNLRLGYSFELPTNSLIQSNYGTHEISIAFDATLGKGQTLRNRYF; encoded by the coding sequence ATGAAGAGAATCTTTATTATCATCGTCGCTCTCATGATTGAATCAAACTTGATGGCGCAACTTGACCCGCTCTACAAACAGTATCATTTTAATCAGCTGATGATCAATCCTGCTTACGCAGGTATCTACAATCGCTTCTCTACGTCATTTATTACGGGTCTGCAGTGGGTAGGTTTAGAGGGCGCTCCAGTGACTAATACATTGACCCTGCAATCCGCATTGAAGGATGGTCAGATCGGATTGGGAACAGTGCTTGTCAATGATCGCTTGGGAATAAACAATAATTTAGAAGCACAGCTTTCTGCATCATACAATCTCAAATTGGGAGATGCAAAGCTTGGGATGGGGATTCAAGGAGGACTAATTAATTATAGCTATGATCTTTCCAAATTGACTCTGGACTATGTGGATGATGAAAGGCTATATAGTGGTTTAGACAATGTCACACAGCCCAACTTTGGTGTAGGCTTTATGCTCCTGTCCAAAAAATATTTTGTAGGATTGTCCGTCCCAAGGATATTGGATGTCAAGGTGGAGGATGGTGTCGCCACAAGCACACGTTATCAAAGGCATTATTACCTAGGAGGTGGATATGTCCATGAAGGATACTTCTCTAACAGTTTCAAATTCAGTGCTATGGGTAGGTATGTAGAAGGGGGTACCCCCTCATTGGATCTGAGCGTCAGTGCATTTATGGAGGGGTATATTTGGTTTGGTATCAATGCAAGAGACCTAAGATACTATGGATTGTTTTTTATTTTAGACATGGGAAAGAATTTGAGATTAGGTTACTCTTTTGAATTGCCAACCAATTCTCTTATTCAAAGCAATTATGGTACTCATGAAATCAGTATTGCCTTTGACGCGACTCTTGGTAAGGGACAGACTTTAAGAAACAGATATTTTTGA
- a CDS encoding SulP family inorganic anion transporter: MEKLFPIIATLRNYHKSHLKGDLTAGLIVGILLVPQGMAYAMIAGLPPVYGLYAAIFPQIVYALFGSSRQLAVGPVAMDSLLVATGVSALAAAGSDHYIELAVLLALMIGMIQLTMGLFRLGFLTNFLSRPVITGFTIAAVLIIMVNQLKYLTGVDLSRSKYLHEIIVELISKTSDINWYSFAIGVSGVLLTLVLRKISPKVPASLVLVVLGSLVVYFFHLETIGVSIIGFVPKGIPSVQVPTWTWYQIQSLLPTAITLAIIGFIEAYSLAQAVQVNHKNEYEVKSNRELIALGMGNMIGSMFSSFTTTGGFSRTAVNDAAGAKTTLALIFSAMVVLSVLMFMTGLFYYLPHAALAAIIIMAVAGLIKVEEVKRLWKTDRYDFVMMLVALGGTIMLGIEWGIGLGVVISLIVLIYKTSTPHIAELGQIEGTHTFRNLERFKNAQDRPEIGILRFDARLYFANTVALREKIDEMLAKKTEMKLFVLDAQSIGDVDSSGMETLHRIYENLNQRGIQFKLAAVIGPVRDKLYRSGLVSQIGLHNFHESIESAIGIIPKEEIPFQTNVSGV, encoded by the coding sequence ATGGAGAAGCTCTTCCCAATCATTGCTACACTAAGGAATTATCATAAGTCTCACCTCAAGGGAGATTTGACGGCTGGCTTGATTGTCGGGATTTTACTCGTTCCACAAGGGATGGCATACGCCATGATTGCGGGTTTGCCTCCCGTCTACGGCTTGTATGCAGCGATCTTTCCTCAGATTGTTTATGCTCTATTTGGTAGCTCTCGGCAGTTGGCAGTAGGGCCAGTGGCCATGGATTCGTTGCTCGTTGCGACTGGGGTGTCAGCATTGGCTGCTGCAGGCAGTGATCACTACATTGAGTTGGCAGTTTTGTTGGCGCTCATGATAGGGATGATCCAGTTGACCATGGGGCTATTTAGATTGGGATTCTTGACCAATTTCTTGTCAAGGCCTGTGATCACGGGATTCACTATAGCCGCAGTGTTGATCATCATGGTCAATCAGTTGAAATATTTGACAGGAGTTGATCTTTCACGCAGCAAATATTTGCACGAAATAATTGTAGAACTGATATCCAAAACCTCTGACATCAACTGGTACTCATTTGCTATTGGGGTTTCCGGCGTATTATTGACGTTAGTGTTGCGAAAAATCAGCCCCAAAGTCCCTGCGAGTTTGGTGTTGGTAGTCTTGGGCTCTCTTGTCGTTTATTTCTTTCACTTAGAAACAATAGGGGTGAGCATCATAGGTTTCGTCCCAAAGGGAATCCCATCCGTGCAAGTCCCTACTTGGACTTGGTATCAAATACAGAGTTTACTTCCTACCGCCATTACACTGGCAATCATTGGTTTCATAGAGGCCTATTCTTTGGCGCAAGCTGTTCAGGTTAATCACAAGAACGAATATGAAGTCAAATCCAACCGAGAACTTATTGCATTGGGGATGGGGAATATGATAGGGTCTATGTTTAGCAGTTTTACTACGACAGGTGGCTTTAGTCGTACAGCCGTCAATGATGCAGCTGGAGCGAAAACCACTCTTGCTTTGATTTTTAGTGCGATGGTTGTCTTGTCTGTGCTGATGTTTATGACGGGACTGTTCTATTATTTGCCTCACGCTGCCTTGGCTGCTATTATTATTATGGCAGTGGCTGGATTGATCAAAGTCGAAGAAGTCAAGCGATTGTGGAAAACGGATCGCTATGATTTTGTGATGATGCTGGTAGCATTGGGAGGTACGATTATGCTAGGGATTGAATGGGGAATCGGATTGGGAGTGGTGATTTCACTTATTGTATTGATCTACAAGACATCTACCCCGCACATAGCAGAATTGGGTCAAATAGAAGGGACACATACCTTTAGGAATCTGGAGCGCTTCAAAAATGCTCAGGATAGACCAGAAATTGGGATTTTGAGATTTGATGCCCGTTTGTATTTTGCCAATACGGTCGCACTACGAGAAAAAATCGACGAGATGCTTGCTAAAAAGACCGAAATGAAACTTTTTGTTTTGGATGCACAGAGCATAGGAGATGTAGATTCTAGTGGGATGGAGACGCTTCACCGCATCTACGAAAATTTGAACCAAAGAGGAATCCAATTCAAATTGGCAGCAGTAATTGGTCCTGTGAGGGACAAACTATATCGATCAGGATTAGTGAGTCAGATAGGCCTACACAACTTTCATGAATCTATTGAATCTGCTATTGGAATCATACCCAAAGAAGAAATTCCCTTTCAGACGAATGTCTCTGGAGTTTAG
- a CDS encoding beta strand repeat-containing protein, with product MKNLYLTTSMGLFILLVLTYRVSAQSVGIGVNQPNPNAVLELVSPTNNQGLMIPKVSTAQRNANSFVSKLSNKENGLMVFDSDENAFYYWQNGSWQSIASNVILTAGDGIQINGNLITNIGDLDQTNELQQISLTGTVLTLSDGGSVDLNSINTDNQLTEQQIAAFGFVKLNDLSISDNQNISLTGMSLTIERGNTIDLSSLDTNTQLTDSDIAAMGYLKTASDDQTAGEVGVMPSGDLTSTDVQSALEELQGEITTAASASLPDGAVTTVKISNGAVTNAKITGMDFAKLTNVPAGLADGDDNTQLTESEVDGYVSNNGYLTTETDPSVPASIKDGIDWSELSGIPADIADGDANTQLTDSDIAAMGYLKTASDDQTAGEVGVLPSGDLTSTDVQSALEELQGEITTAASASLPDGAVTTVKISNGAVTNAKITGMDFAKLTNVPAGLADGDDNTQLTESEVDGYVSNNGYLTTETDPSVPASIKDGIDWSELSGIPADIADGDANTQLTDSDIAAMGYLKTASDDQTAGEVGVLPSGDLTSTDVQSALEELQGEITTAASASLPDGAVTTVKISNGAVTNAKITGMDFAKLTNVPAGLADGDDNTQLTESEVDGYVSNNGYLTTETDPSVPASIKDGIDWSELSGIPADIADGDANTQLTDSDIAAMGYLKTASDDQTAGEVGVLPSGDLTSTDVQSALEELQGEITTAASASLPDGAVTTVKISNGAVTNAKITGMDFAKLTNVPAGLADGDDNTQLTESEVDGYVSNNGYLTTETDPSVPASIKDGIDWSELSGIPADIADGDDNTQLTDSDIAAMGYLKTASDDQTAGEVGVMPSGDLTSTDVQSALEELQGEITTAASASLPDGAVTTVKISNGAVTNAKITGMDFAKLTNVPAGLADGDDNTQLTESEVDGYVSNNGYLTTETDPSVPASIKDGIDWSELSGIPTDIADGDDNTQLSMVEIAALGFITSPNDADASSSNELITSAVMSGNVLRITEAATTTNVDLSQFAELPSQSSQGGKYLTTNGVSASWATVPSSLWNLAGSSINYTAGNVSIGTALGSSRLNVQTSTANSTTPQISISDGNGTGDASINFLQTSGGSYAIGLDASDADKFKISASGIVGTNDVLTALSTGQVGIGVTASTDTQLEVLTSNAYGIQLNNNANAGTVNGLRTNITGGTSGTVYGVYSDITALGSGQRHAFYGYTRTEASNSNLSYGMRLNVDADGNGAAYGAYISMLGSGTGNNFGLFINNGSAGINEYGIYTTGEGRNFFSGDLGIGTTTPSEKLDVIGNVEITGTIVTPVRASVYNINTTNYTLTVPVGARIIKVQNTANNGTPVRIAGITPGIDGQELIIVNVDPDAQTINGRVDFLTSYDFDTNKLYLDTNSGNVLIGPDTSMLKLIYIDALSAWVQESFSSNSKAVIF from the coding sequence ATGAAAAACCTCTATCTAACCACATCAATGGGTTTGTTTATTTTGCTTGTACTTACTTATCGTGTTTCTGCACAATCAGTGGGTATAGGTGTAAACCAACCTAACCCCAATGCTGTACTCGAACTAGTAAGCCCTACCAATAATCAGGGTTTGATGATACCTAAGGTATCAACCGCTCAACGTAATGCCAATTCCTTTGTCTCTAAACTAAGCAATAAGGAAAATGGTTTGATGGTATTTGACAGTGATGAAAATGCTTTTTACTATTGGCAAAATGGAAGTTGGCAATCTATTGCCTCCAACGTGATTCTAACTGCAGGTGATGGAATCCAAATCAATGGAAATCTAATTACCAACATAGGAGATTTGGACCAAACGAATGAACTACAGCAAATCAGTCTTACCGGTACTGTCTTGACTTTGAGTGATGGAGGTAGCGTTGACTTAAACTCAATCAATACAGATAATCAGTTGACGGAACAGCAAATTGCTGCTTTTGGATTTGTAAAATTAAATGACCTCAGTATTTCAGATAATCAAAATATTAGCTTGACTGGAATGAGTTTGACGATCGAAAGAGGGAATACAATTGATTTATCTTCTTTGGATACGAATACACAACTGACTGATTCGGACATTGCAGCGATGGGTTATCTTAAAACTGCCAGTGATGATCAAACAGCAGGAGAAGTAGGAGTGATGCCATCAGGAGACTTGACTTCCACAGATGTTCAATCCGCACTCGAAGAATTGCAAGGAGAAATAACGACTGCTGCCTCAGCATCTCTACCAGATGGAGCGGTCACAACTGTGAAAATCAGCAATGGAGCAGTAACCAATGCGAAGATCACAGGGATGGATTTTGCGAAACTAACGAATGTGCCTGCAGGTTTGGCAGACGGAGATGACAATACACAGTTGACCGAAAGCGAGGTGGATGGATATGTGTCCAACAATGGCTACCTCACTACAGAGACGGATCCTAGTGTACCAGCAAGTATCAAAGACGGTATAGATTGGTCAGAGTTGAGTGGTATTCCTGCAGACATAGCAGACGGAGATGCCAATACACAGCTCACTGATTCGGACATTGCAGCGATGGGTTACCTTAAAACTGCCAGTGATGATCAAACAGCAGGAGAAGTAGGAGTGTTGCCATCAGGAGACTTGACTTCTACAGATGTTCAATCCGCACTCGAAGAATTGCAAGGAGAAATAACGACTGCTGCCTCAGCATCTCTACCAGATGGAGCGGTCACAACTGTGAAAATCAGCAATGGAGCAGTAACCAATGCGAAGATCACAGGGATGGATTTTGCGAAACTAACGAATGTGCCTGCAGGTTTGGCAGACGGAGATGACAATACACAGTTGACCGAAAGCGAGGTGGATGGATATGTGTCCAACAATGGCTACCTCACTACAGAGACGGATCCTAGTGTACCAGCAAGTATCAAAGACGGTATAGATTGGTCAGAGTTGAGTGGTATTCCTGCAGACATAGCAGACGGAGATGCCAATACACAGCTCACTGATTCGGACATTGCAGCGATGGGTTACCTTAAAACTGCCAGTGATGATCAAACAGCAGGAGAAGTAGGAGTGTTGCCATCAGGAGACTTGACTTCTACAGATGTTCAATCCGCACTCGAAGAATTGCAAGGAGAAATAACGACTGCTGCCTCAGCATCTCTACCAGATGGAGCGGTCACAACTGTGAAAATCAGCAATGGAGCAGTAACCAATGCGAAGATCACAGGGATGGATTTTGCGAAACTAACGAATGTGCCTGCAGGTTTGGCAGACGGAGATGACAATACACAGTTGACCGAAAGCGAGGTGGATGGATATGTGTCCAACAATGGCTACCTCACTACAGAGACGGATCCTAGTGTACCAGCAAGTATCAAAGACGGTATAGATTGGTCAGAGTTGAGTGGTATTCCTGCAGACATAGCAGACGGAGATGCCAATACACAGCTCACTGATTCGGACATTGCAGCGATGGGTTACCTTAAAACTGCCAGTGATGATCAAACAGCAGGAGAAGTAGGAGTGTTGCCATCAGGAGACTTGACTTCTACAGATGTTCAATCCGCACTCGAAGAATTGCAAGGAGAAATAACGACTGCTGCCTCAGCATCTCTACCAGATGGAGCGGTCACAACTGTGAAAATCAGCAATGGAGCAGTAACCAATGCGAAGATCACAGGGATGGATTTTGCGAAATTAACGAATGTGCCTGCAGGTTTGGCAGACGGAGATGACAATACACAGTTGACCGAAAGCGAGGTGGATGGATATGTGTCCAACAATGGCTACCTCACTACAGAGACGGATCCTAGTGTACCAGCAAGTATCAAAGACGGTATAGATTGGTCAGAGTTGAGTGGTATTCCTGCAGACATAGCAGACGGAGATGACAATACACAACTGACTGATTCGGACATTGCAGCGATGGGTTACCTTAAAACTGCCAGTGATGACCAAACAGCAGGAGAAGTAGGAGTGATGCCATCAGGAGACTTGACTTCTACAGATGTTCAATCCGCACTCGAAGAATTGCAAGGAGAAATAACGACTGCTGCCTCAGCATCTCTACCAGATGGAGCGGTCACAACTGTGAAAATCAGCAATGGAGCAGTAACCAATGCGAAGATCACAGGGATGGATTTTGCGAAATTAACGAATGTGCCTGCAGGTTTGGCAGACGGAGATGACAATACACAGTTGACCGAAAGCGAGGTGGATGGATATGTGTCCAACAATGGCTACCTCACTACAGAGACGGATCCTAGTGTACCAGCAAGTATCAAAGACGGTATAGATTGGTCAGAGTTGAGTGGTATTCCTACAGACATAGCAGACGGAGATGACAACACACAACTGAGCATGGTTGAAATAGCTGCTCTTGGATTTATTACTTCTCCAAATGATGCTGATGCTAGTAGCAGCAACGAGTTAATTACATCCGCAGTGATGAGTGGCAATGTATTGAGAATAACTGAAGCTGCCACAACAACTAATGTAGATCTTAGTCAGTTTGCAGAGTTGCCAAGTCAATCTAGTCAAGGAGGTAAATACCTTACTACCAATGGTGTTTCTGCGTCTTGGGCAACTGTACCATCCAGTTTATGGAATCTCGCGGGTTCGTCAATTAACTATACAGCGGGGAATGTTTCTATTGGTACTGCGTTGGGATCATCGAGACTGAATGTTCAGACCAGTACAGCTAACTCAACTACACCACAGATTAGTATAAGCGATGGGAACGGTACAGGCGATGCTTCTATCAATTTTCTACAAACCTCTGGAGGCAGTTATGCTATTGGACTGGATGCAAGTGATGCAGATAAGTTTAAAATCAGTGCAAGTGGCATTGTTGGCACTAATGACGTCCTTACCGCACTCTCTACTGGCCAAGTGGGGATAGGAGTCACTGCTAGCACTGATACCCAATTGGAAGTGCTTACATCCAACGCTTATGGAATACAGCTCAACAATAATGCAAATGCAGGTACAGTCAATGGTTTGAGAACAAACATCACTGGAGGCACATCAGGTACTGTTTATGGTGTGTACAGTGATATTACTGCTTTGGGGTCTGGTCAAAGACATGCCTTTTATGGATATACACGGACTGAAGCTTCTAATAGCAATTTGTCTTATGGAATGCGTCTCAACGTAGATGCCGACGGCAATGGTGCAGCATATGGAGCGTATATATCCATGCTTGGCTCGGGTACGGGTAATAATTTCGGGTTGTTTATCAATAATGGTTCTGCTGGAATTAATGAATATGGAATATATACCACTGGTGAAGGAAGAAATTTTTTTAGTGGTGATCTTGGTATAGGGACAACTACTCCTAGTGAAAAATTGGATGTCATTGGCAATGTAGAAATCACAGGTACAATTGTTACTCCTGTCAGAGCAAGTGTGTACAATATAAATACAACCAACTATACATTGACCGTTCCAGTAGGGGCGAGGATCATAAAGGTTCAAAATACTGCCAACAATGGTACACCAGTGAGAATAGCAGGAATTACTCCTGGGATTGATGGACAGGAACTCATCATTGTCAATGTAGATCCTGATGCTCAAACCATCAATGGTAGGGTAGATTTTTTGACTTCATACGATTTTGATACCAATAAGCTCTATTTAGATACAAACAGTGGGAATGTACTGATTGGTCCAGATACTTCAATGCTCAAGTTGATATACATAGATGCCTTGAGCGCATGGGTACAAGAATCATTTAGTAGCAATAGTAAAGCTGTAATCTTCTAA
- a CDS encoding Crp/Fnr family transcriptional regulator, whose protein sequence is MRDLLLPMFGNVFQKELIDEIEDKAVLKNLKAGTTLIDYGKYIKSIPLVLNGAIKIVREDEKGHELFLYYLNGGDTCAMSLTCCMNHKKSEIKAIAETEAQMVMIPLEYMDEWMKYASWRQFVFRSYNARFEEMLSALDAVAFMNLDERLLNYLLDVKTNTGTFEIFKTHQEIATDLGTSRVVISRLLKRLAEEDQIELHRNRIEIL, encoded by the coding sequence ATGAGAGACTTGCTACTGCCGATGTTTGGAAACGTATTCCAAAAGGAACTCATCGATGAAATAGAAGACAAAGCCGTTCTAAAAAATCTAAAAGCAGGTACTACCCTGATAGATTATGGCAAATATATCAAATCGATTCCGCTTGTGTTGAATGGGGCAATTAAAATTGTCCGTGAAGACGAAAAGGGTCATGAATTGTTTTTGTACTATCTCAATGGTGGTGATACCTGTGCGATGTCTTTGACCTGCTGTATGAACCATAAAAAGAGCGAAATCAAAGCTATTGCAGAGACCGAAGCGCAAATGGTCATGATCCCTCTAGAGTACATGGATGAATGGATGAAGTATGCTAGTTGGAGGCAGTTCGTTTTTCGCTCATACAATGCTCGTTTCGAAGAAATGCTGAGCGCATTGGATGCTGTAGCTTTTATGAATCTGGATGAGCGACTTCTGAATTATCTCCTGGATGTCAAGACCAACACAGGCACCTTTGAGATATTCAAGACTCATCAGGAGATAGCTACCGATCTCGGAACCTCGCGGGTAGTTATTTCTCGTCTTCTCAAGCGCTTGGCTGAAGAAGATCAAATCGAGCTGCATCGCAACAGAATAGAAATATTGTAG
- a CDS encoding DUF4251 domain-containing protein encodes MMKSLVMILMFLFLTIVAVFGQDKMSKRELKMQAKQEAYSETKELVKSGAFSFTADWASTQRGRRINLIGNPNSFILKDSTVTGDLPYFGEVQMYDMSGDGGINFDGTAMGLTAIANDKKMKGLVMFSVKSKAGNEVYNCTLTIVGSRSASLSITSSARNRITYDGTIKPLETKL; translated from the coding sequence ATGATGAAAAGTTTAGTGATGATATTGATGTTCTTGTTTTTGACTATCGTAGCGGTATTTGGTCAGGACAAAATGTCGAAAAGAGAGTTGAAAATGCAGGCCAAACAGGAAGCGTATTCAGAGACGAAGGAGTTGGTCAAGTCTGGCGCTTTTTCTTTTACTGCAGATTGGGCGAGTACACAGAGAGGTCGCCGAATCAATTTGATTGGTAATCCCAATAGCTTCATATTGAAAGATTCTACAGTGACAGGAGACTTGCCCTATTTTGGAGAAGTACAGATGTATGACATGAGCGGTGACGGTGGAATTAATTTTGATGGTACTGCCATGGGATTGACAGCCATTGCCAATGATAAGAAAATGAAAGGACTTGTGATGTTTAGTGTCAAGTCAAAGGCTGGGAATGAGGTGTACAATTGTACTTTGACTATAGTAGGTAGTAGGAGTGCTTCACTGAGTATCACCAGCAGTGCTAGAAATCGCATCACTTATGATGGGACAATTAAGCCACTGGAAACAAAACTTTAG
- a CDS encoding aldose 1-epimerase family protein — protein sequence MKYSIENSQFRVEVEELGAELCSIKSLKSEREYIWQADPKIWASSAPVLFPNIGLLKDGSYKFEGKTYQLPKHGIIRNNAAVKLINRSPSRLSFSLSHSEETMKVFPFEFEFKINFLLMDNRLQVFHEVVNTGKNPMYFSIGGHPAFNCLWNEGESLSDYYIEFEEDETASISQLTPGGLLMKEEIPFLKESKKLYLSEKLFDKDALIFTELHSSEISLKSKKNKIQIKMNFADFPFLGIWSKPKAPYVCLEPWDGLPDYEDTTQEWTAKIGNLKLKAGNTHYASYQIQIIEPK from the coding sequence GTGAAATATAGCATTGAGAATAGTCAGTTTAGAGTAGAGGTAGAGGAGTTGGGCGCAGAACTGTGCAGTATCAAATCCCTAAAAAGTGAGCGAGAATACATCTGGCAAGCAGACCCTAAAATTTGGGCAAGTTCTGCACCTGTACTATTCCCCAATATCGGTTTGCTCAAAGACGGCAGCTACAAGTTTGAAGGTAAAACCTACCAATTGCCCAAACACGGAATCATCCGAAACAATGCAGCTGTCAAATTGATCAATCGCTCCCCGAGCAGACTTTCATTTTCTCTCTCTCATAGCGAAGAAACCATGAAAGTTTTTCCCTTTGAATTTGAATTCAAGATCAACTTCCTGCTTATGGACAATAGACTTCAGGTCTTTCATGAAGTCGTTAATACTGGCAAAAACCCAATGTATTTTTCGATTGGTGGACATCCTGCTTTCAATTGTTTGTGGAACGAAGGAGAGTCATTGTCTGATTATTACATTGAATTTGAAGAAGATGAAACGGCCTCTATTTCTCAACTAACCCCTGGTGGATTATTGATGAAAGAAGAAATCCCCTTTTTGAAGGAAAGCAAAAAACTATATCTATCAGAAAAACTATTTGACAAGGACGCATTGATCTTTACCGAATTGCATTCATCTGAAATTTCGCTTAAATCAAAAAAGAACAAAATTCAGATTAAAATGAATTTTGCAGACTTTCCGTTTTTGGGAATCTGGTCCAAACCCAAAGCACCATATGTATGTCTGGAGCCTTGGGACGGATTGCCTGATTATGAAGACACCACACAAGAATGGACTGCCAAGATAGGCAACCTCAAACTAAAGGCTGGTAATACACACTATGCCTCATATCAAATTCAAATCATAGAACCTAAATAA